In one Bombyx mori chromosome 4, ASM3026992v2 genomic region, the following are encoded:
- the LOC134201854 gene encoding uncharacterized protein LOC134201854, translating to MVAAIYVFVFIIFILEIVKAVPPEACFAEFRWDDCGKPPVPVMYYWKPGSRCEVGMWRGCFPNPNMFQDEHECITSCIFSVRAMAHAYHQELNLNEANIMGLEQFKETTAVTESGLQETTVAGTDEGNATVSESQGNATSAREAMNATNADSATTIATVVEAASNKTN from the exons ATGGTCGCCGCgatatatgtttttgtttttattatctttattctAGAGATTGTTAAAGCGG TTCCACCAGAAGCCTGTTTTGCGGAGTTTCGATGGGATGACTGCGGTAAACCTCCAGTGCCGGTCATGTACTATTGGAAGCCTGGATCCAGGTGTGAGGTCGGAATGTGGCGGGGCTGCTTCCCGAACCCGAACATGTTTCAAGATGAACATGAATGCATTACCAGCTGCATCTTCAGTGTACGAGCCATGGCCCACGCCTATCATCAGGAACTGAATCTTAATGAAGCAAATATCATGGGTCTAGAGCAGTTCAAAGAAACTACCGCTGTTACGGAGTCTGGTCTTCAAGAGACGACTGTTGCAGGAACAGATGAAGGGAATGCAACAGTGAGCGAATCTCAAGGTAATGCGACAAGTGCCCGAGAAGCGATGAATGCAACTAATGCGGACTCAGCGACAACTATAGCCACCGTCGTAGAAGCTGCGTCTaacaaaacaaattga